From the Psychrobacillus sp. FSL K6-4046 genome, one window contains:
- a CDS encoding IS3 family transposase (programmed frameshift): MKQKRYNQEFKQTIVELHRSGTPVSNLSSEYGISEVTIYKWIKTHSPIENSGGLTPSQIAEIQKENLRLQQEVDIPKKGYDHIRKKVTDQEIIDHIEKEKEHFPIQLMCDVLKVPRSTYYQSFHKVKSSYAMENEAVLARIQTIHAESKGRYGAPKIHYLLTQEKVDFSLNRVQRIMKKAGIRSTIVKKYRPTSSTGQVVERENLLEQNFETTTINEKWVADITYIHTLRDGWCYLASVLDLHTKKIVGYSFSKSMTTELVLQALANAIDVQQPEEGLILHTDLGSQYTSEDFEKAVKEAKFKQSFSRKGCPYDNACIESFHAILKKEEVYQSSYINFETARLTLFHYIESWYNRKRIHGAINYLTPQQLEDLCRKEAV; the protein is encoded by the exons ATGAAACAAAAACGGTATAACCAAGAATTTAAACAAACAATTGTCGAACTCCACAGATCTGGTACACCTGTGAGTAATCTCAGTAGCGAATATGGTATTTCTGAAGTAACTATTTATAAATGGATTAAAACACATTCCCCAATCGAAAACAGTGGGGGTTTAACACCGTCACAAATCGCAGAAATCCAAAAGGAAAACCTTCGGCTTCAACAGGAGGTAGACATCC CTAAAAAAGGCTATGACCATATTCGCAAGAAAGTAACAGACCAAGAGATTATTGACCATATCGAAAAGGAGAAAGAACACTTTCCTATCCAATTGATGTGTGATGTGCTAAAAGTGCCAAGAAGTACGTATTACCAGTCGTTCCATAAAGTAAAATCTTCGTATGCCATGGAAAACGAAGCGGTTTTAGCACGCATACAAACTATACATGCGGAGAGTAAAGGTCGCTATGGTGCACCAAAAATTCATTATCTGTTAACCCAAGAAAAGGTCGATTTCAGCTTAAATCGAGTGCAGCGAATCATGAAAAAGGCTGGAATTCGATCAACGATCGTGAAGAAGTACCGACCAACTTCCTCCACTGGACAAGTGGTGGAACGTGAAAACCTGTTAGAACAAAATTTTGAAACGACGACCATTAATGAAAAATGGGTTGCAGATATTACGTATATTCATACATTAAGAGACGGCTGGTGTTATTTAGCTTCCGTCCTAGATTTACACACGAAAAAAATTGTTGGCTATTCCTTTTCCAAATCGATGACAACAGAACTTGTTTTACAAGCTTTAGCGAACGCAATCGATGTTCAACAACCAGAAGAAGGACTAATCTTACATACCGATTTAGGCAGCCAGTATACTAGTGAAGACTTTGAAAAAGCAGTGAAAGAAGCAAAATTCAAACAATCTTTCAGTCGTAAAGGATGCCCATATGACAATGCATGTATCGAGTCTTTTCATGCGATTTTGAAAAAAGAAGAGGTATATCAATCTAGTTATATCAATTTTGAAACAGCCCGATTGACCCTATTCCATTATATCGAGTCGTGGTACAACCGAAAACGAATTCATGGAGCTATTAACTATCTAACACCTCAACAATTAGAGGACTTATGCCGAAAAGAAGCGGTTTGA
- the istB gene encoding IS21-like element helper ATPase IstB codes for MNHTVKEIQSQFKLLRLAETAEELPQLLREAEKSSWTYLEFLEAITHFELKKREAKSVERRLKWARFPYQKTLLEFSIEAQNSLSERQLTQLQEINWLEQQYNLILLGPPGVGKTHLAVGLGIEAINKGYQVYFVTMGELIQLLKTEEFAHKSQVQMKRLRASDLVIIDDLMYMAMDQREANLFFQMINHLYEQSSIILTSNKSPDQWGELMGDEGITTAILDRLLHRVEVIHMNGDSYRMKNRQNLF; via the coding sequence ATGAATCATACGGTAAAAGAAATTCAGAGCCAGTTCAAACTATTACGCTTAGCCGAAACAGCCGAGGAGCTTCCACAGCTCCTTCGCGAAGCTGAGAAATCCTCATGGACCTATTTAGAGTTCCTAGAGGCCATTACCCACTTTGAATTGAAGAAAAGAGAAGCTAAGAGTGTGGAAAGACGGTTGAAATGGGCACGGTTCCCTTATCAGAAAACTCTGTTGGAATTTAGTATTGAAGCACAAAATTCTTTAAGTGAACGCCAACTTACTCAACTACAAGAAATAAATTGGCTGGAGCAACAGTATAATTTGATCTTATTAGGTCCTCCAGGAGTGGGAAAAACACACTTAGCCGTAGGCTTAGGCATCGAGGCGATTAACAAAGGTTATCAAGTTTACTTTGTGACAATGGGAGAATTAATTCAACTACTGAAAACGGAGGAGTTTGCGCATAAATCACAGGTACAGATGAAACGATTAAGAGCTTCTGATTTAGTTATTATTGATGATTTGATGTATATGGCGATGGACCAACGCGAGGCCAATCTGTTCTTCCAAATGATCAATCATCTTTATGAACAAAGTTCCATCATCTTAACTTCTAATAAGAGTCCAGATCAATGGGGAGAATTAATGGGAGATGAAGGAATTACTACGGCTATTTTAGATCGTCTTTTACATCGTGTGGAGGTAATACACATGAATGGAGACAGTTATCGGATGAAAAACCGACAGAATTTGTTTTAA
- a CDS encoding immunity 70 family protein has protein sequence MAVGFKVKYYWYQVGHGDFLHSFFSTISYQLELNGWGTEYPFLLNELYNGKLDNKNIDSAINELEAIKKKLQDFNPSQVIWDIDDLSKSPPWGDNISKDITNLSNYFVTSEGEDLIGILMKALEKGQKTNFDVYIENL, from the coding sequence ATGGCTGTGGGATTTAAAGTGAAATATTACTGGTATCAAGTCGGGCATGGTGATTTCTTACATTCTTTTTTCTCTACAATAAGTTATCAATTAGAACTAAATGGATGGGGAACTGAATATCCTTTCTTATTAAATGAACTTTATAACGGGAAACTTGATAATAAGAATATTGATAGCGCTATAAATGAATTAGAAGCAATTAAAAAGAAATTACAGGATTTTAACCCCTCACAAGTAATATGGGACATTGATGACTTATCTAAAAGCCCGCCTTGGGGTGATAATATTAGTAAGGATATCACAAACTTATCTAATTACTTTGTTACAAGTGAGGGAGAAGACTTAATAGGTATATTAATGAAAGCATTGGAGAAGGGTCAAAAAACTAATTTCGATGTTTATATAGAAAACTTGTAA